The following proteins are co-located in the Paludibaculum fermentans genome:
- a CDS encoding alpha/beta hydrolase family protein, with amino-acid sequence MAGNTRRSFLGGALGAPALLAQANLGRAEAGSGQPFPGAAYHQYSRCLPDYLRGLAASARRTREAALAKLTTPAAIQQRQRWVRQTLVELIGSLPERTNLNAKTVGSFERAGYRVERLVYESRPDFHIPANLYIPAGKPPFPAVLFQLGHSGNGKAYDSYQRACQGLVKLGFLVLSFDPMGQGERIYYPGVPGQRTRLEGGADGEHTVPGRQMLLTGTTSTQMQLWDAIRSLDYLASHPLADATRLASTGQSGGATLTMLLCAVDDRLKTAAVFSGNTENVACRNFLPPGSTDDAEQNFVGCGPLGFDRWDLFYPFAPKPLLISVSDKDSFGTYSPNYVSDGWEEYQKLAAVYKTMGAAGSLSWADTPLPHGLSYDSRLQMYNWMLRHLKGDPQGVTQEPAVAPEPDSTLWVTPDASVISSFGGATPFSLTRQRAGAIAPARTPVSLEKLLRLERPTPSAPVSLRKVPSARGVTIEALEVPCVPGVVLPVWQFHPSQDAGPGPILLLLHPGGRNRAWHEGELCHSLALDGMTVCAADVRGIGDMAPEFSPGAPGYMREHQEEENYAWGSLILGRPLLGQRTTDVLALARALRTGPGGRGRRLVVAAYGAMAVPALCAACLDPGIERLYLAGGLSSFRSLVETEDYRHSLADFVPGVLGQTDLPELVAQLAPRKVVLGGMVDAAGKPHSLEAGKTIYAAALQRGHVEFRAEPGWSLETLRAVCR; translated from the coding sequence ATGGCAGGCAATACGCGGCGATCGTTTCTGGGGGGTGCCCTGGGCGCCCCCGCCCTTCTCGCACAAGCGAATCTGGGCCGTGCGGAAGCCGGGTCGGGACAGCCGTTCCCCGGCGCCGCTTACCACCAATACTCGCGCTGCCTGCCGGACTATCTGCGTGGGCTGGCCGCCTCGGCCCGCCGGACGCGAGAAGCCGCGCTCGCGAAACTGACAACCCCCGCTGCGATCCAGCAGCGCCAGCGCTGGGTGCGGCAGACACTGGTGGAACTGATCGGATCGTTACCCGAGCGCACGAACCTGAATGCGAAGACGGTGGGTTCGTTTGAGCGGGCAGGCTACCGGGTAGAGCGGCTGGTCTACGAAAGCCGGCCGGACTTCCACATCCCCGCCAATCTCTACATTCCGGCGGGCAAACCGCCGTTTCCGGCCGTGTTGTTCCAACTGGGCCATTCCGGCAACGGCAAAGCGTACGACAGCTACCAGCGCGCCTGCCAGGGCCTGGTGAAGCTGGGATTCCTGGTGCTCTCCTTCGACCCCATGGGGCAAGGTGAGCGCATCTACTACCCCGGCGTCCCCGGTCAGCGCACGCGGCTGGAGGGCGGTGCCGATGGGGAGCACACCGTGCCGGGCCGGCAGATGCTGTTGACGGGCACCACCTCGACGCAGATGCAGCTTTGGGACGCCATCCGCAGCCTGGACTATCTGGCGAGCCATCCATTGGCGGATGCCACACGCCTGGCCTCGACGGGCCAGTCGGGCGGAGCGACGCTGACCATGCTGCTGTGCGCGGTGGACGACCGCTTGAAAACCGCCGCCGTGTTCAGCGGCAACACTGAGAACGTGGCCTGCCGGAACTTCCTGCCGCCCGGATCCACTGACGATGCGGAGCAGAACTTCGTGGGCTGCGGCCCCTTGGGTTTCGACCGCTGGGACCTGTTTTACCCCTTCGCTCCGAAGCCCCTGCTGATCTCAGTCAGCGATAAGGATAGTTTCGGTACTTACTCTCCGAACTATGTGAGCGACGGCTGGGAGGAATACCAGAAGCTGGCCGCGGTCTACAAGACCATGGGTGCGGCTGGGTCCCTAAGTTGGGCGGATACGCCGCTGCCCCACGGTCTCTCCTACGACAGCCGCCTGCAGATGTACAACTGGATGCTGCGCCACCTGAAGGGGGACCCGCAGGGCGTCACTCAGGAGCCGGCGGTTGCCCCCGAGCCCGACTCCACCCTGTGGGTAACACCGGACGCGAGCGTGATCAGCAGCTTCGGCGGCGCCACGCCGTTCAGCCTGACCAGGCAAAGGGCGGGCGCGATTGCACCTGCCCGCACGCCGGTATCCCTGGAGAAGCTGCTGCGGCTGGAGCGGCCCACGCCCTCCGCGCCGGTTTCCCTCCGCAAGGTGCCTTCCGCGCGGGGCGTGACGATTGAGGCTCTGGAAGTCCCTTGCGTGCCGGGCGTCGTGCTGCCCGTGTGGCAGTTTCATCCCAGCCAGGACGCTGGGCCGGGCCCTATCCTGCTGCTGCTTCATCCGGGTGGGCGCAATCGGGCATGGCATGAAGGTGAGCTCTGCCACAGTCTGGCGCTGGACGGCATGACGGTGTGCGCGGCGGATGTGCGCGGCATTGGGGACATGGCCCCCGAGTTCAGCCCTGGCGCGCCAGGGTATATGCGCGAGCACCAGGAGGAAGAGAACTACGCGTGGGGCTCGCTGATCCTTGGCCGTCCGTTGCTGGGGCAGAGAACCACCGACGTTCTTGCCCTGGCCCGGGCCTTGCGAACGGGCCCCGGCGGGAGAGGGAGACGCCTGGTTGTCGCCGCCTATGGTGCGATGGCCGTGCCGGCGCTCTGCGCGGCGTGTTTGGATCCAGGGATTGAGCGGCTCTACCTCGCGGGCGGTCTTTCGTCCTTCCGGAGCCTGGTCGAAACCGAGGACTACCGGCACTCCCTCGCGGACTTCGTGCCAGGAGTCCTCGGCCAGACGGATCTGCCGGAGCTTGTGGCGCAGTTGGCGCCCAGGAAAGTAGTCCTTGGCGGGATGGTGGATGCGGCCGGGAAACCGCACTCGCTCGAGGCTGGGAAGACGATCTATGCGGCGGCGCTCCAGCGCGGGCATGTGGAATTTCGCGCCGAGCCCGGGTGGAGTCTGGAGACACTGAGGGCGGTCTGCCGGTAG
- a CDS encoding LacI family DNA-binding transcriptional regulator: protein MKKRPSFQELAQKANVSTATVSRIARGQVNVDAAIKERVRLAAEELGIDLDQRRNEKSTIIAFLLANRDILHNFQARILFGAENYCSAQSKELLFLTLRYSPTVPSRDLHLPRILNQRALVRAVILGGTNSPNMLDALREREIPFSVLGNNVLGEWASSEFDAVYSDDTQGAFDLTGHLITEGHRDIWFIGDNDLPWYARCATGYRERMTKSGLMPRFSEIHSDDRQLGYLAMRSILSRREPVTAVIAGSDQIARGVYEALQQAGLRIPADISVAGFNDSEAALMDPPLTSVREFPEELGKHLAEFVLRRVQEPDRETQQLTIPTRVVVRASTRAIWSDKPVPESNGAGLTSNV, encoded by the coding sequence GTGAAGAAGAGGCCGTCCTTTCAGGAGTTGGCGCAGAAAGCCAACGTCAGCACGGCGACAGTGTCGCGAATTGCCCGCGGGCAGGTGAACGTTGACGCAGCCATCAAGGAACGCGTGCGGCTGGCGGCGGAAGAGCTGGGCATCGATCTCGATCAGAGACGCAACGAGAAGTCCACGATCATTGCCTTCCTCCTGGCGAACAGGGACATCCTCCACAACTTTCAGGCCCGGATTCTCTTCGGAGCGGAGAACTACTGCTCGGCGCAAAGCAAGGAGCTGCTGTTCCTGACCCTTCGCTACTCGCCCACTGTGCCATCCCGCGACCTGCACCTGCCGCGCATCCTGAACCAGCGTGCCCTGGTGCGCGCGGTCATTCTGGGTGGCACCAATTCGCCCAACATGCTGGATGCGCTGCGGGAGCGGGAAATTCCGTTCTCCGTACTCGGCAACAACGTTCTGGGCGAGTGGGCATCGAGCGAATTCGACGCCGTCTATTCCGACGACACACAGGGCGCCTTCGATCTCACCGGCCATCTGATCACGGAAGGGCATCGGGACATCTGGTTTATCGGCGATAACGATCTGCCCTGGTATGCGCGTTGCGCGACCGGCTATCGCGAGCGCATGACCAAGTCCGGACTAATGCCCAGGTTCAGCGAGATTCACTCCGACGACCGCCAGTTGGGCTACCTGGCGATGAGGTCGATCCTCTCGCGCCGCGAGCCCGTGACGGCCGTCATCGCCGGTTCAGATCAGATCGCGCGCGGTGTCTATGAAGCGCTGCAGCAGGCCGGGCTGCGCATCCCGGCTGATATCAGTGTGGCGGGCTTCAACGACAGTGAGGCGGCGCTGATGGATCCGCCGTTGACCAGTGTCCGCGAGTTTCCTGAGGAGTTGGGCAAACACCTGGCGGAGTTCGTCCTGCGCAGGGTCCAGGAGCCCGATCGCGAAACTCAACAACTGACGATCCCCACCCGCGTCGTGGTGCGTGCCTCCACGCGTGCCATCTGGTCGGATAAGCCGGTCCCCGAGAGCAACGGAGCCGGGCTCACTTCGAACGTATAA
- a CDS encoding MFS transporter: protein MTQQIEAAPPEPVAASPSGRRWWIVWALFGSTVLNYFNRQTLSVLAPLISQQLHLSHSELSRIFAAFQVSYALMWLLGGIALDIVGTRLGLSLAVIWWSVVSLATSFANSVASFGVLRFLLGIGEGFNWPGASKTVAEVFPPQERGLAVAIFDSGSSVGGALAAFCIPWIALRFGWRSAFAFSGILGFAWLAWWLLVYPRPVKTLQSGAGGEQAFLRSMRLWLPTLKRRETWAVVLGRSLTDPVWWFYVFWLPQYLSDARGFSLERIALFAWIPFVAADAGNFAAGLVSGWLIRRKMPVMRARKLVCVVSCIPMLAGIPAASVHSPFWALALICLALFGYASWSTMGLTLPSDLFPPEVVGSVTGLSGLGAGAVSTLFTLLIGALVDRFSYSPAFVAAGLMPLLATFIILVLIRPDQAASAERTSA from the coding sequence ATGACACAGCAGATTGAGGCGGCTCCTCCGGAGCCGGTGGCGGCCAGTCCGTCCGGGCGGCGCTGGTGGATCGTATGGGCCCTCTTCGGCTCGACGGTCCTGAACTACTTCAACCGGCAGACGCTATCGGTGCTGGCGCCGTTGATATCGCAGCAGCTTCACCTGAGTCACAGTGAGCTCTCGCGCATCTTCGCGGCGTTTCAAGTCTCCTACGCCTTGATGTGGCTGCTGGGCGGGATTGCGCTCGACATCGTGGGGACGCGGCTCGGGCTGTCGCTCGCGGTGATCTGGTGGTCCGTGGTGAGTCTGGCGACCTCGTTCGCGAACTCCGTGGCTTCGTTTGGCGTGCTGCGATTCCTGCTGGGCATTGGCGAAGGGTTCAATTGGCCGGGCGCCAGTAAGACGGTCGCCGAAGTGTTTCCTCCGCAGGAGCGCGGGCTGGCCGTCGCGATCTTCGACAGCGGGTCGAGCGTCGGTGGCGCGCTGGCGGCCTTCTGCATCCCGTGGATTGCGCTCCGGTTCGGTTGGCGATCGGCCTTCGCATTCTCCGGGATTCTGGGCTTTGCCTGGCTCGCCTGGTGGCTGCTCGTCTATCCCCGGCCGGTGAAGACACTGCAATCGGGGGCAGGCGGCGAACAGGCGTTTCTGCGTTCGATGCGGCTCTGGCTTCCTACCTTGAAGCGGCGGGAGACGTGGGCCGTGGTGCTGGGCCGTTCACTCACTGATCCTGTGTGGTGGTTCTACGTCTTCTGGCTGCCGCAGTATCTGAGTGACGCGCGCGGCTTCAGCCTCGAACGGATCGCTCTGTTCGCCTGGATCCCGTTTGTTGCCGCCGATGCCGGCAACTTCGCGGCCGGCCTGGTTTCCGGCTGGCTGATCCGGCGCAAGATGCCAGTGATGCGAGCCCGCAAGCTGGTCTGCGTCGTAAGCTGCATCCCCATGTTGGCCGGCATTCCAGCGGCGTCGGTGCACAGTCCCTTCTGGGCGCTGGCCCTGATCTGCCTGGCGCTGTTTGGCTACGCGAGTTGGTCGACGATGGGCCTGACCTTGCCTTCGGATCTATTCCCGCCGGAGGTGGTGGGCTCCGTGACGGGCCTCAGCGGACTGGGCGCCGGTGCGGTTTCCACGCTCTTCACTCTGTTGATTGGCGCACTGGTCGATCGGTTTTCCTACAGCCCGGCCTTTGTTGCGGCAGGACTCATGCCCTTGTTGGCGACGTTCATCATCCTTGTCTTGATCCGGCCGGACCAGGCGGCCAGCGCGGAACGTACTTCCGCATAG
- a CDS encoding Gfo/Idh/MocA family protein, which produces MSNTVTRRGFVAAAVAALPSTALSYSRIPGANDRIQIGAIGCGHRASGHRKMLKKSLATDPKFDFRSVCDLWSVNRERAADSAKQLFGARPKTYKYSEEMLADPELDAVMIGTGDHQHARILAEVVRAGKDCYCEKPMANTLEDAMLAREAVLSSKRVVQMGSQWLSDPYQQQVRDIVRSGKLGKIVSVDQSWNFSGPRWHVPKNPDVAALKEQDTDWKRWLLGRPDRPFDPRVYFEFRIFKDFSGGITDQWYSHGSGLAHFYLDTFIPDDTMANGGIFAWHDVRENPDTLQMASTFKEKQVLYTYSTTFGSSYGDHTIIRGTRGSLYSPGGEGSPQWWYIEENRSAWGSNVVFDLHNGKAKPQLVTIPGSTDTPPVDQDDDLKYHTDNWLQCMRSRKTPNGSIETGFAHAVAVVMANRSYREGRKMYWDRKNEKILDHPPAA; this is translated from the coding sequence ATGAGCAATACAGTGACGAGAAGAGGATTTGTCGCGGCGGCGGTCGCGGCGCTGCCCTCCACTGCTCTGTCCTATTCGCGCATTCCCGGCGCGAACGACCGCATCCAGATCGGCGCGATTGGTTGCGGCCACCGCGCGTCCGGTCATCGCAAGATGCTGAAGAAGTCGCTGGCCACCGATCCGAAATTCGACTTCCGCAGCGTGTGCGACCTGTGGTCGGTCAATCGGGAACGCGCAGCTGACAGCGCGAAGCAGTTGTTTGGCGCGCGGCCCAAAACCTATAAGTACTCCGAGGAGATGCTGGCCGACCCCGAGTTGGATGCCGTCATGATCGGGACAGGCGACCACCAGCACGCCCGGATCCTGGCCGAGGTGGTGCGGGCGGGCAAGGACTGCTACTGCGAGAAGCCGATGGCGAACACACTGGAGGACGCCATGCTCGCGCGTGAGGCCGTGCTCAGCAGCAAGCGCGTCGTGCAGATGGGCTCGCAATGGCTGAGCGACCCCTACCAGCAGCAGGTGCGCGACATCGTGCGCAGCGGCAAGCTGGGCAAGATCGTTTCGGTCGACCAGAGTTGGAACTTCAGCGGGCCGCGCTGGCATGTGCCAAAGAATCCCGACGTCGCGGCGCTGAAGGAACAGGACACCGATTGGAAGCGGTGGCTTCTGGGCCGGCCCGATCGGCCGTTCGACCCGCGCGTCTACTTCGAGTTCCGCATCTTCAAGGATTTCTCGGGCGGCATTACGGATCAATGGTACAGCCACGGTTCCGGGCTGGCTCACTTCTATCTCGACACCTTCATTCCTGACGACACGATGGCCAATGGAGGCATCTTCGCCTGGCACGACGTGCGGGAGAACCCCGACACGCTGCAGATGGCCTCGACCTTTAAGGAAAAGCAGGTGCTCTACACCTACAGCACCACCTTCGGCAGCAGTTATGGCGATCACACGATCATCCGCGGCACGCGCGGGTCGCTCTATTCTCCGGGTGGAGAAGGCAGCCCGCAGTGGTGGTACATCGAGGAGAATCGCAGTGCCTGGGGTTCGAACGTCGTGTTCGATCTGCACAACGGCAAGGCGAAGCCTCAATTAGTGACGATTCCGGGCAGCACCGACACGCCGCCTGTCGACCAGGACGACGACCTGAAGTACCACACGGACAACTGGCTGCAGTGCATGCGCAGCCGGAAAACCCCGAACGGCAGCATCGAGACGGGCTTTGCTCACGCGGTGGCTGTCGTCATGGCGAATCGCAGCTACCGCGAGGGCCGCAAGATGTACTGGGATCGAAAGAACGAAAAGATCCTCGATCATCCGCCCGCCGCCTGA
- a CDS encoding aspartate aminotransferase family protein: protein MSREYSTIARSVPRVETRFRRIITEFPVPESLPVLERLHEYEPVAMRGQPPVVWDHAEGFQVYDAWGNQWIDWSSGVLIANAGHARPEIVDAVVRQASSHLLTNYCFPSASRARLVETLAQVLPAPLKKVFLLTTGSEAVECAIKLCRTYGRSKGGGRKSVIVSFDKAFHGRTLGAQQAGGIPVLKEWIGHLDPGFVQVPFPDGFRTEDSSFAGFTQALEANGVAPRDVAGVLMETYQGGSACFAPPEYMQSLRRWCTEHDALLVCDEVQAGFGRTGRLWGFEHYGIVPDLALFGKGISSSLPISAVAGRPDVLDLPAAGSMTSTHTGNPLCCAAALASLELVLREDLAGNAMRMGAILHGKLQALQARFPQIGQIAGKGLVAGVACVHPGTKEPDGDFAWNVVERCVEQGVLMFSPVGFGGATVKISPPLVIHEEALLEGLTVLEGVFSELSSRTE from the coding sequence ATGTCCAGAGAATACAGCACCATCGCTAGAAGTGTGCCCCGGGTTGAGACACGCTTTCGCAGAATCATCACGGAGTTCCCGGTTCCGGAATCGCTACCCGTCCTGGAGCGGCTGCATGAGTATGAACCCGTGGCCATGCGCGGCCAGCCGCCCGTGGTCTGGGACCATGCCGAAGGCTTCCAGGTTTACGATGCCTGGGGCAACCAGTGGATTGACTGGTCCTCGGGCGTCCTGATCGCCAACGCGGGCCATGCCCGTCCCGAGATCGTGGATGCGGTCGTGCGGCAGGCATCCTCCCATCTGCTCACCAACTACTGCTTCCCCAGCGCAAGCCGGGCTCGCCTGGTGGAGACTCTCGCGCAAGTACTGCCCGCCCCTTTGAAGAAGGTCTTCCTGCTGACGACCGGGTCCGAGGCCGTCGAATGCGCCATCAAGCTGTGCCGTACCTACGGACGCAGCAAGGGTGGCGGGCGGAAGAGTGTCATTGTCTCGTTCGACAAGGCGTTCCACGGCCGCACGCTGGGCGCGCAGCAGGCCGGCGGCATCCCGGTGCTAAAGGAGTGGATCGGTCACCTCGATCCGGGGTTTGTGCAGGTTCCCTTTCCTGACGGATTTCGCACGGAGGACAGCTCCTTTGCGGGCTTCACCCAGGCGCTCGAAGCAAACGGAGTGGCGCCACGCGATGTCGCCGGCGTGCTGATGGAGACCTACCAGGGCGGCTCCGCGTGCTTCGCGCCCCCTGAATACATGCAGTCGCTGCGGCGCTGGTGCACGGAACACGACGCGCTGCTGGTATGCGATGAAGTGCAGGCGGGCTTCGGGCGGACCGGGCGGCTGTGGGGCTTCGAGCATTACGGAATTGTCCCGGACCTGGCTCTGTTTGGAAAGGGCATCTCGAGTTCACTGCCCATCTCGGCCGTGGCCGGACGGCCGGACGTGCTGGACCTGCCGGCCGCGGGCAGCATGACCTCCACCCACACAGGCAACCCGCTTTGCTGTGCGGCTGCGCTCGCGTCCCTCGAATTGGTCCTCCGGGAAGATCTGGCGGGCAATGCGATGAGGATGGGCGCGATTCTGCACGGAAAGCTGCAAGCCCTGCAGGCTCGGTTCCCGCAGATCGGACAGATTGCCGGGAAGGGCCTGGTCGCCGGCGTCGCCTGCGTTCACCCGGGCACGAAGGAGCCAGACGGCGACTTTGCCTGGAACGTGGTGGAGCGCTGTGTCGAGCAAGGCGTGCTGATGTTCAGCCCCGTCGGCTTCGGCGGTGCGACGGTCAAGATCTCCCCGCCGCTCGTCATCCACGAGGAGGCGCTGCTGGAGGGACTCACCGTGCTGGAAGGGGTGTTCTCCGAGCTCTCCAGCCGCACTGAATGA
- a CDS encoding YybH family protein codes for MTRFAMLPLLFICAEAGDGGGSGAPATQADKDAQAILAVERAAFDRWAKGDLDGFLEASDPEVDYFDPFLETRLVGLPALRALYSKSQGKVQVDSWEMINPRVIVSGDMGVLTFNFASHVKGHITRWNTTEVYRRKNGQWKIIHTHWALTMPELAKPLEFD; via the coding sequence ATGACTCGATTTGCAATGCTCCCTTTGCTCTTCATCTGCGCCGAGGCCGGTGATGGCGGCGGTTCCGGCGCACCCGCCACGCAGGCAGACAAGGATGCACAGGCGATCCTGGCCGTGGAGCGCGCCGCCTTCGACCGCTGGGCGAAGGGCGACCTGGACGGATTCCTGGAGGCATCGGATCCGGAGGTCGATTACTTCGATCCGTTTCTCGAGACCCGGTTGGTTGGGCTGCCCGCGCTGCGCGCGCTCTATAGCAAGTCGCAGGGGAAAGTACAGGTTGATAGCTGGGAGATGATCAATCCCAGGGTGATCGTCTCGGGCGACATGGGCGTGCTGACCTTCAACTTCGCCAGCCACGTCAAAGGGCATATCACGCGCTGGAACACGACCGAGGTCTACCGGCGGAAGAACGGCCAGTGGAAGATCATCCACACCCACTGGGCGCTGACAATGCCGGAGCTGGCGAAACCGCTGGAGTTTGACTAG
- a CDS encoding RNA polymerase sigma factor — MEDADRELVARAQTGDRQSLEELVIRHQPWIYNIAVRMLYSAENAEDATQEILMRVVRGIHTFHGESKFRTWLYRLATNHILSFKKKWAAADPCYSFEWFAGDLDAVGLSEIPDPRTVPVPVEILIEEAKMSCTAAMLLCLDGRQRLVYTLGEIFGVSDSVGAEVVGITPANFRQILARARRDLYTFLDGKCGLVKESNPCRCPKKIRGFMERGYLKPDKLQFATGHLRKVREVASSRGGELIEASDRLYAALYQDQPFVEPPRELVRRALASVSLDPPN, encoded by the coding sequence TTGGAAGATGCAGACCGTGAACTGGTAGCGCGAGCGCAGACCGGCGACCGGCAGTCGCTGGAGGAGTTGGTGATACGCCACCAACCCTGGATCTACAATATCGCGGTGCGAATGCTGTACTCTGCGGAGAATGCGGAAGACGCAACGCAGGAGATCCTGATGCGGGTGGTGCGGGGTATCCACACCTTCCACGGGGAGAGCAAGTTCCGCACATGGCTCTACCGGTTGGCCACGAACCACATTCTCAGCTTCAAGAAGAAGTGGGCCGCAGCCGACCCCTGTTACTCATTCGAATGGTTCGCTGGAGATCTGGACGCCGTAGGACTGTCCGAAATTCCCGATCCACGGACCGTGCCGGTTCCGGTGGAGATCCTGATTGAAGAAGCCAAGATGTCGTGTACGGCGGCGATGCTGTTGTGCCTGGACGGGCGCCAGCGGCTGGTGTACACGCTGGGCGAAATCTTTGGGGTGAGCGATTCAGTCGGTGCCGAGGTGGTGGGCATCACGCCGGCCAACTTCCGCCAGATCCTGGCACGCGCCAGGCGGGATCTCTACACGTTCCTGGATGGCAAATGCGGACTGGTCAAGGAATCAAATCCGTGCCGCTGCCCGAAGAAGATACGGGGCTTCATGGAGCGCGGCTACCTGAAACCGGACAAGCTGCAGTTCGCGACCGGGCATCTCCGCAAGGTGCGCGAGGTGGCCTCCAGCCGGGGCGGTGAGCTGATTGAGGCTTCAGACCGCCTGTATGCCGCGCTGTATCAGGATCAACCGTTCGTCGAGCCGCCGCGGGAGTTGGTGCGCCGGGCTCTGGCCAGCGTCTCGCTGGATCCGCCGAATTGA
- a CDS encoding trypsin-like serine peptidase, whose protein sequence is MPGAPVSEKAGGTRQAQAAAAPAALAAPPAERSALRLNILSAKEQALKPRGFARQSGVVRAVDGLDPAKLDWTVLADGRQDGRLLVESAGAVKLRVHFANFDAGQGEVWLRRGDGTVAGGPYTGKGPYGDGDFWSDPAEGAELQVEWVGEQDDQPAFRIDRVSHQWPMAASSDDPMYCQLDVSCYSEFSNAAKAVANLDFVADDGGVYICSGELVNSKRSAFAPLFLTANHCMSTETEVRSMVTYWNYQTSKCEAPVPDRAASTQISGGTMLLSYAAIGGDFTLIQLPKAPAGAYLLGWSATDPAVGSKVTAIHHPGPPPNNWKRIAFGTRDSDQKGAMYLDSQLFPLDNFLQFAETGGRVQQGSSGSPLLNENQQVVGVLSYGLIPADGGSYCDIPGASAYGKFSLIYPTIREFLEEVPAPALKASKAKLSFAVADGVAQEPSRQSVVITTDSATPRGFQISTGAPWLTPSVWTGTVSADQPVTVEFMAAPPALPVPGTFSTTATVAMGPVTVASLPVTPVSVAATVTVTSRKPVVTAAVLPNPVVAHTPGRDGTNFEFQLKVEEKAGFAVRISSLKIDGVIYSDHIKDLLGSTDLAANGSIQATIKANLQPSQADRYIELSGFSPATGARWSAKATTKFLPLPPAGE, encoded by the coding sequence ATGCCGGGCGCCCCGGTGTCCGAGAAGGCCGGCGGGACACGCCAGGCCCAGGCGGCGGCGGCTCCGGCTGCTTTGGCGGCGCCTCCGGCGGAGCGCAGTGCGTTGCGGTTGAACATCCTTTCAGCCAAGGAGCAGGCGCTGAAGCCACGCGGATTTGCGCGCCAATCCGGCGTAGTGCGGGCCGTGGACGGCCTGGATCCGGCGAAACTGGACTGGACGGTACTCGCCGACGGCAGGCAGGATGGCCGGTTGCTGGTGGAGTCGGCCGGCGCGGTGAAGTTGCGTGTGCATTTCGCGAACTTTGACGCCGGACAGGGCGAGGTGTGGCTGCGGCGGGGGGATGGAACGGTCGCAGGGGGTCCTTATACAGGGAAAGGTCCTTACGGGGACGGCGACTTCTGGTCGGATCCGGCCGAAGGGGCGGAACTGCAGGTGGAATGGGTGGGCGAACAGGACGACCAGCCGGCATTCCGCATTGACCGTGTGTCGCACCAATGGCCCATGGCGGCGAGCAGCGACGATCCGATGTACTGCCAACTGGATGTTTCGTGCTACTCGGAGTTCTCGAATGCCGCAAAAGCCGTGGCGAATCTGGACTTTGTGGCCGACGACGGCGGAGTCTACATCTGCTCGGGCGAACTGGTCAACTCGAAGAGGTCGGCCTTTGCGCCGCTGTTCCTGACGGCGAACCATTGCATGAGCACGGAGACCGAAGTCCGGTCGATGGTGACCTACTGGAACTATCAGACTTCCAAGTGCGAGGCTCCGGTGCCGGACCGGGCGGCGTCGACTCAAATCAGCGGCGGGACGATGCTCCTGAGCTATGCCGCCATCGGCGGGGACTTTACCCTGATTCAGCTGCCCAAAGCCCCAGCCGGCGCGTATCTCCTGGGATGGAGCGCCACGGATCCGGCCGTCGGCTCAAAGGTAACGGCGATCCATCACCCGGGGCCGCCGCCGAACAATTGGAAGCGGATTGCGTTCGGTACGCGCGACTCGGATCAGAAGGGGGCGATGTACTTGGACAGCCAGTTGTTCCCCTTAGACAATTTCCTGCAGTTCGCCGAGACGGGCGGCCGGGTTCAGCAGGGTTCATCGGGCTCACCGCTACTAAACGAAAACCAGCAGGTAGTGGGCGTCCTGTCGTATGGCTTGATCCCAGCCGATGGCGGCAGCTACTGCGATATCCCAGGCGCCTCGGCGTATGGCAAGTTCTCGCTGATCTACCCGACGATCCGGGAGTTTCTGGAGGAAGTGCCGGCGCCGGCGTTGAAGGCCAGCAAAGCGAAACTGAGCTTCGCGGTGGCGGACGGTGTAGCCCAGGAGCCGTCGCGGCAATCTGTTGTGATCACGACGGATTCAGCGACGCCACGTGGATTCCAGATCAGCACGGGTGCTCCGTGGCTGACACCCTCGGTGTGGACGGGCACTGTGAGCGCGGATCAGCCGGTGACGGTGGAGTTCATGGCGGCTCCGCCGGCTCTGCCCGTGCCCGGGACCTTCAGCACAACCGCCACGGTGGCGATGGGCCCGGTGACAGTGGCCTCGCTGCCGGTGACTCCGGTATCTGTCGCCGCCACGGTGACCGTAACCTCGCGCAAGCCGGTGGTGACCGCCGCCGTGCTGCCGAATCCGGTGGTGGCGCATACCCCGGGCCGGGACGGAACGAACTTCGAGTTCCAGTTGAAGGTGGAGGAGAAAGCCGGCTTCGCCGTGCGGATCAGTTCCCTGAAGATCGATGGGGTGATCTACTCGGACCACATCAAGGACCTGCTGGGCAGCACGGACCTGGCCGCGAACGGGTCAATTCAGGCGACGATCAAGGCGAATCTGCAACCCTCGCAGGCGGACCGCTACATCGAGCTGAGCGGTTTCTCACCGGCGACAGGAGCCCGTTGGAGCGCGAAGGCGACCACGAAGTTTCTGCCGCTGCCGCCGGCGGGAGAGTAA